The following coding sequences are from one Rhodothermales bacterium window:
- a CDS encoding SET domain-containing methyltransferase, whose product MLHPHIIVREGPHGLGLFASAPIRKGEITWGADAGWDSPDRLFTEAEIAMWPEERQRAFFFHSYKVDDTHWVGGDQEEDPSLYMNHACDPNTWFVSDTRMVAMRDIAAGEEITYDYATSQDEDTLFDCACGSPACRKRVTGREHLEPWFAERYAGHTLRHIAEKMPDVSSPAPPVR is encoded by the coding sequence GGACCCCACGGCCTGGGCCTTTTCGCCTCGGCGCCCATTCGGAAGGGCGAAATCACCTGGGGGGCGGATGCAGGGTGGGACAGTCCGGATCGGTTATTCACCGAGGCGGAGATCGCGATGTGGCCCGAGGAGCGCCAGCGGGCGTTTTTCTTCCACTCTTACAAAGTGGACGACACCCACTGGGTCGGTGGCGACCAGGAGGAGGATCCGTCGCTCTACATGAACCACGCGTGTGACCCGAACACCTGGTTCGTGTCCGACACCCGGATGGTGGCGATGCGGGACATCGCCGCCGGCGAGGAGATTACCTACGACTACGCGACCAGCCAGGACGAAGACACCCTGTTCGACTGTGCCTGCGGCTCGCCGGCCTGCCGCAAACGCGTCACCGGACGCGAGCACCTGGAGCCCTGGTTCGCCGAGCGATACGCCGGCCACACGCTGCGGCACATCGCGGAGAAAATGCCGGACGTTAGCTCGCCAGCACCACCTGTTCGATAA
- a CDS encoding HAD hydrolase-like protein: MKLLLFDIDGTMLFTRGVGRRAMERSIQHLIGRPVTTQGVDFSGRTDPQIMRDILLLNGVPDAEVEGLLTETLTLFVEHFSDLITPGDTTMLPGVDTLVKRLAERDDVQLALLTGNLQPTAYLKVGAIGLAEYFPFGAFGSDHADRYQLTPFALDRAEAHTSRRFEGKDVVIIGDTKHDILCGRSLNVFSVAVCTGHHTRDFLVSHGPDLMLEDLSDADAFIEQVVLAS, translated from the coding sequence ATGAAACTCCTTCTGTTCGACATCGACGGCACCATGCTCTTCACCCGCGGCGTCGGCCGGCGGGCGATGGAACGGAGCATCCAGCACCTCATCGGCCGGCCGGTCACGACGCAGGGCGTCGACTTCTCCGGCCGCACCGATCCCCAGATCATGCGGGATATCCTGCTCCTCAACGGCGTCCCGGATGCGGAAGTCGAGGGGCTGCTCACTGAAACGCTGACGCTGTTCGTCGAACACTTCTCCGATCTCATCACACCCGGCGATACCACCATGCTCCCGGGCGTGGACACGCTGGTGAAACGCCTGGCGGAGCGCGATGACGTGCAGCTCGCCCTCCTCACCGGCAACCTCCAGCCGACCGCCTACCTAAAGGTCGGCGCCATCGGACTGGCCGAGTACTTCCCCTTCGGCGCCTTCGGCAGCGACCATGCCGACCGCTACCAGCTCACCCCCTTCGCGCTCGACCGCGCCGAGGCACACACGTCGCGCCGCTTCGAGGGCAAGGACGTCGTCATCATCGGCGACACCAAACACGACATCCTCTGCGGCCGGTCACTGAATGTGTTCTCGGTGGCGGTCTGCACCGGGCACCACACGCGGGATTTCCTCGTTTCGCACGGCCCGGATCTGATGCTGGAGGACCTCAGCGACGCGGACGCGTTTATCGAACAGGTGGTGCTGGCGAGCTAA
- a CDS encoding T9SS type A sorting domain-containing protein codes for MLNTKPDLVSADTVLITTPHSVFLVTAWTDTLKTRRAFDPVVVELLDNPDGQPEDSTNFLLSIYADVLFEGQYIYQIGKGEGLVGALVNGREYADTGLIRNVVLTQSAPRPSFDEASVDVYPNPSHGNRTSIVVQSGETGLYQIDVYDTLGRYLFRSMQLMPTDQRWNVEIEERSSMTSGVYFIRLSRDGVPLRTQNWVVAP; via the coding sequence TTGCTCAATACGAAGCCTGACCTCGTTTCGGCGGACACGGTGCTCATCACGACGCCACATTCCGTATTCCTTGTCACGGCGTGGACGGATACGCTAAAGACTCGGCGAGCCTTCGATCCCGTGGTTGTAGAGCTTTTGGATAATCCGGATGGTCAGCCAGAAGATTCAACAAATTTTTTACTGTCCATTTATGCGGATGTCTTATTCGAAGGCCAGTACATTTACCAGATTGGAAAGGGGGAAGGGCTCGTCGGTGCCCTGGTGAACGGACGGGAGTATGCGGACACCGGACTTATTCGAAATGTCGTGTTAACCCAGTCCGCTCCACGGCCAAGTTTCGATGAGGCCTCCGTAGATGTGTACCCTAATCCATCGCACGGAAATAGAACATCTATCGTTGTGCAGTCCGGAGAAACAGGTTTGTACCAGATTGATGTTTATGACACCCTCGGGCGGTACCTGTTTAGATCGATGCAGCTCATGCCTACCGACCAGCGCTGGAATGTAGAAATTGAGGAACGGAGTAGTATGACTTCCGGTGTTTATTTCATTCGACTGAGCCGTGATGGAGTGCCGCTCAGAACTCAAAATTGGGTTGTAGCTCCGTAG
- a CDS encoding dTDP-4-dehydrorhamnose 3,5-epimerase family protein → MTSWTDGAIAGITLTPLRKFTDSRGWLGEFFRHDELPAGLHPAMGYLSLTRPGVARGPHEHVDQTDLFLFYSGTFRLYLWDAREASPTYGVRTVIDVGEAHPIIAIVPPGVVHAYRNIGEVDALVVNCPNRLYAGEGKRGPVDEIRHEEREGSGFVME, encoded by the coding sequence ATGACCTCCTGGACCGACGGCGCCATCGCCGGCATCACCCTAACTCCCCTCCGGAAGTTCACCGATTCCCGGGGCTGGCTGGGGGAGTTTTTTCGGCATGACGAGCTGCCGGCGGGCCTCCACCCGGCGATGGGGTACCTCTCCCTCACCCGCCCCGGCGTGGCGCGGGGGCCGCACGAACATGTGGATCAGACGGACCTTTTCCTCTTTTACAGCGGCACATTCCGCCTCTACCTGTGGGATGCCCGCGAGGCGTCGCCCACCTACGGCGTCCGCACCGTTATCGATGTCGGCGAGGCCCATCCAATCATCGCCATCGTCCCGCCCGGCGTGGTGCATGCCTACCGCAACATCGGGGAAGTCGACGCGCTGGTGGTGAACTGCCCGAACCGGCTGTACGCCGGCGAGGGCAAACGCGGTCCGGTGGATGAAATCCGCCACGAGGAGCGGGAGGGGTCGGGGTTTGTGATGGAGTGA